Proteins from a genomic interval of Crassostrea angulata isolate pt1a10 chromosome 7, ASM2561291v2, whole genome shotgun sequence:
- the LOC128156093 gene encoding uncharacterized protein LOC128156093, which translates to MTKRPYMWLKAVVGIGVVLFLAYKYRGCSTFQKVYVMKNVYEQSGHPPYSVHNFINYKRKPNTQNNVVFQTKSDSKTFKPNPDHNCIATIPEKYITNGEQPVLIPDDQELTSLPENVVTCLYHRYVTTLQYFCGYKERIGQIPRNGWYICADPSFVPSSKNCVVFSSNKKFNDNIFLSDIKARYNCRTFTTPLSESDSLQSWITKNNVGNTVIDVLTLSISTYSELEVIDKMVEEKSIGKVKQLLLELHFDPSVTKKTDYIKLLTRLQMLFQAGLRIIWYDRVFQCVGVNKFNKCYAIYFVQRSLKEKEHQFKEIILPSEDEIRKLPTQELQDLYYRYIMTTQFLCKQIVRIGKVLDGGWDVCHDMMLKIDRNPCIVYSFGISHDFSFDDDMANTYNCNIHSFDPTMNKNDFKHSEKVWFYNRGIGDTYKKFGSGYVAPLDKIRKDLKHDKVPIAVMKGDTEAAEWPSTPQMLRTNQLADVSQFYLELHSDGKVPDHVILLKKMHDAGFRIFWFHINPTCTFKAKIGQLSQCMEVYFMNTKYPFNS; encoded by the coding sequence ATGACCAAACGTCCCTATATGTGGTTGAAGGCAGTTGTAGGCATTGGCGTCGTTTTGTTTCTGGCTTACAAATATCGTGGTTGTAGTACTTTCCAGAAAGTTTACGTCATGAAAAATGTCTATGAACAATCCGGACATCCACCGTATTCTGTCCATAACTTCATCAACTACAAAAGGAAACCCAATACTCAAAACAATGTAGTATTCCAAACGAAATCAGATTCAAAGACCTTCAAACCAAATCCTGACCATAACTGCATCGCGACCATTCCAGAGAAATATATAACGAATGGCGAACAACCGGTGCTAATTCCAGACGACCAAGAACTGACGTCACTGCCAGAAAATGTAGTCACATGTTTGTATCATCGTTATGTGACAACGCTTCAATACTTCTGCGGATACAAGGAGCGCATTGGTCAAATTCCTCGAAATGGATGGTATATCTGTGCAGACCCATCATTTGTGCCCAGCAGTAAAAATTGTGTCGTATTTTCTTCAAACAAGAAGTTTAATGACAACATTTTCCTATCAGATATAAAAGCGCGGTATAATTGTCGGACTTTTACAACTCCTCTTTCTGAATCAGATTCCCTTCAAAGCTGGATTACTAAGAACAACGTAGGAAATACCGTAATTGACGTGCTGACTCTCTCAATTAGTACTTATTCCGAACTAGAAGTCATTGATAAAATGGTGGAAGAAAAGTCCATTGGAAAAGTAAAACAACTCCTTCTGGAACTTCATTTTGATCCTTCAGTTACCAAGAAAACAGATTATATTAAGTTATTAACACGCTTACAAATGTTGTTTCAAGCAGGCTTGCGTATCATCTGGTACGATAGGGTGTTCCAATGTGTAGGGGTCAATAAATTCAACAAGTGTTACGCCATTTATTTTGTTCAGAGGTCTTTAAAAGAAAAGGAGCatcaatttaaagaaataattctacCCTCAGAGGACGAAATTCGTAAACTTCCAACTCAAGAATTACAAGACTTGTATTACCGATATATAATGACGACCCAGTTTTTGTGCAAACAGATCGTACGAATTGGGAAAGTGTTGGACGGTGGGTGGGATGTATGTCATGATATGATGCTGAAGATCGACAGAAACCCTTGTATCGTTTACTCATTTGGTATAAGCCACGATTTCTCGTTTGACGATGACATGGCCAACACCTACAACTGTAATATACATTCTTTTGATCCCACAATGAATAAGAACGATTTTAAACATTCCGAAAAAGTTTGGTTTTACAACAGAGGTATAGGGGACACGTACAAGAAGTTTGGATCGGGTTATGTAGCTCCTCTTGATAAAATCAGAAAAGATCTGAAGCATGATAAAGTTCCTATTGCTGTAATGAAGGGTGACACAGAGGCCGCCGAATGGCCGTCGACACCTCAGATGTTAAGAACAAACCAGCTAGCCGATGTTTCTCAGTTTTATCTAGAATTGCATTCGGATGGAAAGGTGCCTGATCACGTGATTCTTCTAAAGAAAATGCACGATGCGGGATTCCGTATATTTTGGTTCCATATAAACCCAACTTGTACTTTCAAAGCTAAAATAGGTCAACTTTCACAATGCATGGAGGTTTATTTCATGAACACTAAATATCCATTTAATTCATGA